A stretch of the Lolium perenne isolate Kyuss_39 chromosome 3, Kyuss_2.0, whole genome shotgun sequence genome encodes the following:
- the LOC127340334 gene encoding uncharacterized protein codes for MAVVVRYVSKSGDIIERFLGIQHVPNTTSLALKKALLELQLIFVALSRCCKGLEDFFDDVKEIANLSSSSCRRKDILLDKHKEILLSKIKKGEMPTGRGENQETSLCRPGDTRWGSHYTTLCRIESMWDAAIEILRIVEYDSRNPTKAGGYVHKMETFSFVFHMKMMLRLLRMTNDVSLLLQKKEQNIVQAISLVTDVRALLVNWRDHGWDSLLEDVKSFCIENEIIIPSMDTMVTKWGRTIKGGNYAVTTDHFYRVDTFYVAMDSIITEFDHRFNEASSEVI; via the exons ATGGCCGTGGTTGTGAG GTATGTGAGCAAAAGTGGAGATATTATTGAAAGATTTTTGGGTATTCAACATGTCCCAAACACAACATCTCTAGCTTTAAAGAAGGCACTTTTGGAG TTGCAGCTGATTTTTGTTGCTTTATCAAGATGTTGCAAAGGTCTTGAGGATTTCTTTGATGATGTGAAAGAGATTGCCAATCTCTCTAGTTCATCTTGTAGGAGGAAGGATATATTGCTTGATAAGCACAAAGAGATTCTTCTATCTAAGATCAAGAAAGGTGAAATGCCCACAGGGAGGGGGGAAAATCAAGAAACATCTTTGTGCCGTCCTGGAGATACAAGGTGGGGTTCTCACTACACAACCTTATGTCGTATTGAATCAATGTGGGATGCAGCGATAGAAATTTTGAGAATTGTTGAGTATGATTCTCGTAATCCAACTAAGGCGGGAGGATATGTTCATAAAATGGAGACTTTTAGTTTTGTGTTCCACATGAAGATGATGTTAAGATTACTTCGTATGACAAATGATGTATCTCTTCTATTGCAAAAGAAGGAACAGAATATTGTGCAG GCCATATCTCTGGTTACGGATGTGAGAGCACTTTTGGTCAATTGGAGAGATCATGGTTGGGATTCACTCTTGGAAGATGTCAAATCATTTTGCATTGAAAATGAGATCATAATCCCAAGTATGGATACCATGGTAACAAAATGGGGTAGAACAATAAAAGGGGGAAATTACGCGGTCACCACTGATCATTTTTATCGTGTTGACACCTTTTATGTTGCCATGGACTCTATTATCACAGAGTTTGATCATCGATTTAATGAGGCATCTTCAGAGGTTATTTAG